Proteins from a single region of Pseudarthrobacter sp. NIBRBAC000502772:
- a CDS encoding GntR family transcriptional regulator: MDRKFKWQEQRTTTPDGVYSVLRTAILDGTVPPGGQLRETHIAADLGISRSPLREALTRLEEEGLVVKIPFRGSFVVEVSARDVAEIASIRLLVEPYAAELSAATLRGPERLRLKQTIEELYRATDTNDIPASIDAHLRFHRLFYEYSGNAALHALWNGWENKLRLYFSVDHRTYSDLHEIAVEHERLAALALEGDIEGFRQETVRQFQNALRAES; this comes from the coding sequence ATGGACCGCAAGTTCAAGTGGCAAGAACAGCGGACGACGACGCCGGACGGCGTCTACAGCGTGCTGCGTACAGCCATCCTGGACGGAACTGTGCCTCCAGGCGGGCAACTGCGCGAGACGCACATTGCTGCCGATCTCGGAATCAGTCGGTCCCCCCTGCGTGAGGCCTTGACCCGGCTTGAAGAGGAGGGGCTGGTCGTAAAGATCCCCTTCCGGGGATCCTTCGTAGTGGAGGTCAGTGCTCGCGATGTCGCCGAGATCGCATCTATCCGTTTGCTTGTTGAGCCATACGCTGCTGAGCTCTCGGCCGCAACGTTGCGCGGTCCTGAGCGGCTTCGGTTGAAGCAAACCATCGAGGAACTTTACCGGGCCACGGACACAAACGACATCCCGGCCAGTATTGACGCTCACCTTCGCTTTCACAGGCTCTTCTACGAATATTCGGGGAACGCCGCCCTGCACGCCCTGTGGAACGGTTGGGAGAACAAGCTGCGTCTCTACTTCTCGGTCGACCATCGGACTTACAGCGACCTCCATGAAATCGCCGTTGAGCACGAGAGACTGGCTGCACTTGCTTTGGAAGGTGACATCGAGGGCTTCCGTCAGGAGACGGTCCGTCAGTTCCAAAACGCGCTCCGCGCCGAAAGTTAA
- a CDS encoding SDR family NAD(P)-dependent oxidoreductase, whose product MRLDKTAALVTGANSGIGEAICSHFRREGARLLLTGRREQLDSAQPDDLYVPGDLNDEAFVESLARQTAESFGTVDVVVLNHGLQVSGPLTEMAYEDAKNVLHSNLLSAFLVMKHFAPLMPATGGSFVLVSSRLGMVGKPDEVLYSAAKGGLIMLAKGAAIEWAPRNIRVNVVAPGLTATPVIEASFQRRNDPEAYRAQREGQIPLQRLATPEEIADAILFMASSESSYITGAVLPVDGGYTAF is encoded by the coding sequence ATGAGACTTGATAAGACCGCGGCCCTGGTAACCGGAGCCAACAGCGGAATCGGGGAGGCAATATGTTCCCACTTTCGCCGCGAGGGCGCCCGCCTGTTGCTCACCGGCCGCAGGGAGCAACTCGACAGCGCCCAGCCCGATGACCTGTACGTCCCCGGAGACCTCAATGACGAGGCGTTCGTCGAAAGCCTGGCCCGCCAGACCGCCGAGTCCTTCGGCACCGTCGACGTCGTCGTCCTGAACCACGGCCTGCAGGTCAGCGGCCCGCTCACGGAGATGGCGTACGAGGATGCGAAAAACGTACTCCACAGCAACCTGCTCAGCGCCTTCTTAGTGATGAAGCACTTCGCGCCGCTGATGCCCGCTACGGGTGGCTCGTTCGTCCTCGTCAGCTCGCGGCTCGGCATGGTCGGCAAGCCCGATGAAGTCCTGTACTCCGCGGCCAAGGGCGGCCTCATCATGCTCGCCAAGGGAGCGGCGATTGAATGGGCCCCCCGCAACATCCGCGTCAACGTCGTCGCACCGGGCCTGACCGCCACCCCGGTCATCGAAGCATCGTTCCAACGCAGGAACGACCCCGAGGCCTACCGCGCCCAGCGCGAGGGGCAGATCCCGCTCCAACGCCTCGCCACCCCCGAAGAAATCGCCGACGCCATACTTTTCATGGCGTCGTCGGAATCCTCCTACATCACCGGAGCGGTCCTCCCCGTCGACGGCGGATACACCGCGTTCTAA
- a CDS encoding GntR family transcriptional regulator, which produces MAAPEGLLALEGRPTAQVIADHLREQIVQGSIRPGQQLNESLLANQLNTSRGPLREALQRLSQEGILISRRNYGVFVKEVETHDLREIYAVRESIECAAATRLLDSSPKQIKDTCGVLKEIVGEMAKQVAGSDWQTMAGLDMQFHSALVAGMGNSRFIRIYKTLAAESRMCIFDLEVFYPRMDVLVQEHQSILDLLKAGDRHGLLMAIKRHMQKAVEDLTATQQEKPSASDV; this is translated from the coding sequence ATGGCGGCACCAGAAGGACTGCTTGCACTCGAGGGAAGACCCACGGCGCAGGTGATCGCTGACCACTTGCGGGAACAAATCGTCCAGGGGTCCATCCGCCCCGGGCAACAGCTCAACGAATCCCTCCTGGCGAACCAGCTCAACACATCCAGAGGTCCTCTCCGGGAAGCACTACAGCGTTTGAGCCAGGAAGGGATCCTGATCAGTCGGCGCAACTACGGAGTGTTCGTCAAAGAGGTCGAAACGCATGACCTTAGGGAGATCTACGCGGTTCGTGAGTCCATCGAATGCGCCGCCGCCACCAGGCTGTTGGACAGCAGCCCGAAGCAGATCAAAGACACCTGCGGAGTGCTGAAGGAAATTGTAGGCGAAATGGCAAAGCAAGTGGCCGGTTCCGACTGGCAGACCATGGCAGGGCTGGACATGCAGTTCCATTCAGCCCTTGTTGCCGGCATGGGAAATTCCCGTTTCATCCGTATCTACAAGACACTCGCGGCTGAATCAAGAATGTGTATCTTCGACTTGGAAGTCTTCTACCCAAGGATGGACGTTCTGGTACAGGAACACCAAAGCATCCTGGATCTCTTGAAGGCAGGCGACAGGCATGGCCTCCTCATGGCCATCAAGCGGCATATGCAAAAAGCCGTTGAGGACCTCACTGCAACTCAGCAGGAAAAACCATCAGCGTCTGACGTCTAG
- a CDS encoding cupin domain-containing protein translates to MRPYIYVPAATITGELEPNGHRPGYDSGDPKTSILKFDTAIKTGVWECQPGGWDVTPREDTEVCYIVSGRATVTDAATGNSYEISGGDVIVQPKDWSGRWEVTETIRKVYTHGFD, encoded by the coding sequence ATGCGTCCATACATCTATGTGCCCGCCGCCACCATCACTGGCGAGCTCGAGCCCAACGGCCACCGTCCCGGCTACGACTCGGGTGACCCCAAGACATCAATCCTGAAGTTCGACACCGCCATCAAGACCGGTGTCTGGGAGTGCCAGCCCGGAGGCTGGGACGTCACACCTCGCGAGGACACCGAGGTGTGCTACATCGTGAGCGGCCGAGCGACGGTTACCGACGCCGCCACCGGCAACAGCTACGAGATCTCCGGCGGCGACGTGATCGTGCAGCCCAAGGACTGGTCCGGCCGCTGGGAGGTCACCGAGACCATTCGCAAGGTCTACACTCACGGCTTCGACTGA
- a CDS encoding FAD-binding oxidoreductase, translated as MKALAATPRNGELGFWMAGLADNRPTYPRFTGQDQVDLAIIGGGYTGLWAAYFAKKLEPSLSVAVFEAEQIGYGASGRNGGWLSAMPPGNRATFARVSGGGVEASRALQQEFVAGVDSVLDILQTEGINADQNKAGALVAAHTRAGLGRLVARRDADWKYGLTEDDVHLLDRNEFQNEINISTVHGGLFYKHCARLHPAKLAYGLADILTSMGVSIYEGSRVGSIDGNTLTLDNGRVTAAKTFVCTEGYSGQLLGSRTLIPINSSMLVTKPLSEEVWQQIGWNGLQCLSDSAHTFIYSQRTADGRIAIGGRGVPYSYGSGTGGTGSTAQSTVDLISTKLRSFFPGIQFEVDHAWSGVLGVTRDWNGGVHWDQASGIGSSTGYAGHGVTAAYVGGRTLVELAFEQESERTTLPWVGYRARKWEREPIRWLGVHGMYRLFGIADQWEERRDSTKTSLLARFGSRLAGLHE; from the coding sequence ATGAAAGCCCTAGCGGCAACCCCCCGAAACGGAGAGCTCGGCTTCTGGATGGCCGGACTGGCGGACAACAGGCCAACCTACCCCCGCTTCACAGGTCAGGACCAAGTAGATCTGGCAATTATCGGTGGCGGCTACACAGGCCTCTGGGCGGCATACTTCGCCAAGAAGCTCGAGCCGTCACTCTCCGTCGCGGTTTTTGAGGCAGAACAGATAGGCTACGGCGCGTCCGGACGGAACGGCGGTTGGCTATCGGCAATGCCTCCCGGAAACCGTGCCACGTTTGCCCGTGTATCCGGGGGCGGGGTCGAGGCGAGCCGTGCCTTGCAGCAGGAGTTTGTCGCCGGCGTCGATTCCGTCCTGGATATTCTTCAGACCGAGGGAATTAATGCGGACCAGAACAAGGCCGGCGCGCTCGTCGCTGCCCACACCAGGGCGGGGCTTGGCCGGCTGGTAGCCAGGCGTGATGCCGACTGGAAGTATGGGCTGACCGAAGACGATGTGCATTTGCTTGACCGGAACGAGTTCCAAAACGAGATCAACATATCCACCGTCCACGGCGGGCTCTTCTACAAGCACTGCGCCCGCCTTCATCCGGCGAAACTTGCCTACGGTCTCGCTGACATCCTGACTTCCATGGGGGTGAGCATCTACGAAGGCAGCCGGGTAGGCAGCATCGACGGCAATACCCTCACCCTGGACAACGGGCGGGTGACCGCGGCCAAAACGTTCGTCTGCACCGAGGGATATTCCGGGCAACTGCTTGGCAGCAGGACCCTGATACCAATCAATTCCTCGATGCTCGTGACCAAGCCGCTATCGGAGGAGGTGTGGCAGCAGATTGGCTGGAACGGGCTGCAGTGCCTCAGCGACTCCGCACACACGTTCATCTATTCGCAGCGAACAGCGGACGGCCGCATCGCCATTGGCGGCCGGGGAGTGCCGTACAGCTACGGCTCCGGCACAGGGGGCACCGGTTCAACTGCGCAGTCCACTGTCGACCTGATCTCTACGAAGCTTCGCTCCTTCTTCCCTGGTATCCAGTTCGAAGTGGACCATGCCTGGTCCGGAGTCCTGGGCGTTACCCGTGACTGGAACGGCGGCGTGCATTGGGACCAAGCGTCCGGAATCGGATCTTCTACCGGTTACGCAGGACACGGCGTCACGGCAGCTTACGTTGGCGGCCGAACCCTCGTGGAGCTGGCTTTCGAACAAGAATCAGAACGGACCACACTTCCCTGGGTCGGGTACCGCGCACGGAAATGGGAACGTGAGCCCATCCGCTGGCTGGGTGTTCACGGCATGTACCGGCTGTTCGGAATTGCTGACCAGTGGGAAGAGCGCAGGGATTCCACCAAGACCTCACTCCTGGCCAGATTCGGCAGCAGACTCGCTGGACTTCACGAATAA
- a CDS encoding FAD-dependent oxidoreductase — protein sequence MDGKLAVIGLGSIGSMALWQASRLTDSVVGFEAQSPGHARSAVGGDTRLFRMIYRGLPDYYPILQRSRDLWAELEAETGQDILIRCGGLSIGTADGPYIRNLLETTRTNRAAHEILNRDAMAERYPQHNLRADDCAVYDPNAGALRTDRAVTAAVAAAQANGATVLSNTPVSSIRETDDGVVVTSGENSWTFERVIVSSGGWSQRLMPDYLKAHTETRRIFLSWFVARDAAQFTPDRFPIFSRIYEGRSMYGAPSVDGVTVKATLDGRGAPTPAADSVPRDLTDFEMAETTETVQEFFPGLIPNIVRSDAFPDLYTGDRNPLLGWLSESSKIYCATGFSGGGFKNATGYGHIAAYEVLGKQSLGGLEFVRPDRFETSWANPSASTATAI from the coding sequence ATGGACGGAAAGCTCGCCGTCATTGGCCTGGGCAGCATCGGCAGCATGGCCCTCTGGCAGGCATCGCGCCTGACCGATTCCGTGGTCGGATTCGAGGCGCAGTCACCTGGTCACGCCAGAAGCGCGGTAGGTGGCGACACCCGCCTGTTCCGCATGATCTACCGCGGTCTCCCCGACTACTACCCCATCCTGCAGCGTTCCCGGGATCTCTGGGCCGAACTGGAAGCGGAAACCGGACAGGACATCCTCATCCGTTGCGGCGGACTCTCCATCGGCACCGCCGACGGCCCATACATCCGCAACCTCCTCGAAACCACCCGAACCAACCGGGCTGCCCACGAAATCCTGAACAGGGACGCCATGGCCGAACGCTACCCCCAGCACAACCTCCGGGCCGATGACTGCGCCGTCTACGACCCGAACGCCGGTGCTCTGCGCACCGACCGTGCCGTCACCGCGGCCGTCGCCGCAGCACAGGCCAATGGCGCAACCGTCCTCAGCAATACGCCTGTCAGCAGCATCCGGGAAACTGACGACGGCGTTGTTGTCACGTCCGGAGAAAACTCGTGGACCTTCGAGCGGGTCATTGTTTCCTCAGGGGGCTGGTCGCAGCGGCTTATGCCTGACTATCTGAAGGCGCACACGGAAACACGCAGGATTTTTCTGTCCTGGTTCGTTGCCCGCGACGCAGCCCAGTTCACCCCCGACAGGTTCCCCATTTTCAGCAGGATCTACGAAGGCCGCTCCATGTATGGGGCACCCTCCGTCGACGGGGTCACGGTCAAGGCCACCCTTGACGGGCGTGGGGCACCAACCCCCGCCGCTGACTCGGTGCCAAGGGACCTGACGGACTTTGAGATGGCCGAAACCACCGAGACGGTTCAGGAGTTCTTCCCCGGCCTGATCCCAAACATCGTTCGCTCAGACGCCTTCCCGGACCTCTACACCGGGGATCGGAACCCGCTGTTGGGATGGCTCAGCGAGTCAAGCAAGATCTATTGCGCCACAGGCTTCTCAGGGGGCGGATTCAAGAATGCCACCGGGTACGGCCACATTGCCGCGTACGAAGTGCTCGGCAAACAGTCACTCGGAGGCCTGGAATTCGTACGCCCGGACAGGTTTGAGACGAGCTGGGCCAATCCGTCAGCCAGCACCGCAACAGCAATCTAG
- a CDS encoding haloacid dehalogenase type II, with amino-acid sequence MAFETKPKFVTFDMNGTLIKFRINDAIREVLGDRLPVEIADDFLQACKAYRIDECTGEYKPFHQIVADSMERASRRLGLEFRAADARAVYEHIPTWGPYPGVTEALNRLAEDVPLVIVTNSDTAHAVRLAENLKAPFEVVISAEQMGVYKPRLRAFEYMFDKLGATPEEIVHVSASPMYDLRPAAIMGIKNKVYVDRGFEHDEHWLGYERITDIADLPVLFGLPRPAAS; translated from the coding sequence ATGGCATTCGAAACCAAACCGAAGTTCGTTACATTCGACATGAACGGAACGCTCATCAAGTTCCGTATCAACGACGCGATCCGTGAGGTCTTGGGCGACCGCCTGCCGGTCGAGATCGCCGATGATTTCCTGCAGGCCTGCAAGGCGTACCGGATCGACGAGTGCACGGGCGAGTACAAGCCGTTCCACCAGATTGTCGCCGACTCGATGGAACGTGCATCGCGTCGGCTCGGCCTCGAGTTCCGTGCGGCTGACGCGCGGGCGGTCTACGAGCACATCCCCACCTGGGGCCCGTACCCGGGTGTCACCGAGGCACTGAACCGCCTGGCCGAGGACGTCCCGCTCGTAATCGTCACGAACAGCGACACCGCGCATGCTGTCCGCCTCGCGGAGAACCTCAAGGCCCCGTTCGAGGTCGTCATCAGCGCCGAGCAGATGGGCGTCTACAAGCCACGGCTCCGTGCCTTTGAGTACATGTTCGACAAGCTCGGCGCGACACCGGAGGAGATTGTGCACGTTTCTGCGAGCCCGATGTACGACCTGCGACCCGCGGCCATCATGGGGATCAAGAACAAGGTGTACGTGGACCGGGGCTTCGAGCACGACGAGCACTGGCTCGGCTATGAGCGGATCACCGACATCGCCGACCTCCCCGTCCTGTTCGGCCTGCCGCGTCCCGCTGCCTCGTAA
- a CDS encoding RidA family protein, protein MSVTKAGSASDRLRALGLELPSLASNAYFVDHRAVDSCIHISGQLPFKDGELLGQGIVGRDVELETAQELARHAALNCLAAAVQAVGDLDRVRIVQMLVFVASTPDFGLQSRVANAASELLIEVLGENGRHARTAIGVAGLPLNTPVEIQMVCTAV, encoded by the coding sequence ATGAGCGTCACCAAGGCCGGCTCGGCTTCAGATCGGCTCCGGGCCCTCGGTCTGGAACTTCCCAGCCTTGCCAGTAACGCATACTTCGTGGACCACCGGGCGGTGGACTCCTGCATCCATATCTCCGGCCAGCTGCCTTTCAAGGACGGTGAGCTGCTGGGCCAGGGCATTGTCGGCCGGGATGTCGAGCTGGAGACAGCGCAGGAGCTCGCCCGCCATGCCGCGCTCAACTGCCTCGCAGCAGCTGTGCAGGCAGTGGGAGATCTGGACCGGGTCCGGATCGTGCAGATGCTGGTCTTCGTGGCCAGTACGCCTGATTTCGGTCTGCAGTCGCGGGTCGCCAACGCCGCAAGTGAACTGCTCATCGAGGTGTTGGGCGAGAACGGACGGCATGCCCGTACCGCGATCGGTGTGGCCGGGCTGCCGCTCAACACTCCTGTAGAGATTCAGATGGTCTGCACGGCCGTTTAG
- a CDS encoding alanine racemase, with the protein MNRIQRALEALVERVDTPAPIVLVDVMQDNIDRMQGFAARHHLDVRPHVKTHKCVEIGRRQVKAGAVGITAGNVGEAEVFAAAGFDDVFLAYPIWPSGTKGRRIRRLAETTRLRVGADNVAAINGLADAMGAEPDRLQIVIEVECGARRSGAPAEAAGDLALAARNRGLVPVGVFTYPGHGSAGPDARRGAAQDQDAALIAAVRSLSAAGVTAEVVSAGSTPTVEFSTSSVITEIRPGEYVFNDLNNTRLGACTEDQIALFVAGTVVSDWVPDQVILDIGTKALGREGSPERGYGGIAGTNAVLSKLNEYHGFLPLPPGDFRPGVGTVLPVVPNHVCPVVVNFEEYIVTDSAGTSLERWPVDARGFLN; encoded by the coding sequence GTGAACCGCATTCAACGAGCACTCGAGGCTCTCGTAGAGCGAGTTGACACTCCCGCGCCGATCGTGCTGGTCGACGTGATGCAGGACAACATCGACCGCATGCAGGGCTTTGCCGCCCGGCACCACCTCGACGTCAGGCCGCACGTCAAGACGCACAAGTGTGTGGAAATCGGTCGGCGCCAGGTCAAGGCGGGAGCGGTCGGAATCACCGCAGGCAACGTGGGTGAGGCCGAGGTCTTCGCGGCGGCCGGGTTCGACGATGTCTTCCTCGCCTACCCGATCTGGCCTTCGGGAACGAAAGGGAGGCGGATCCGGCGGCTCGCCGAGACCACCCGGCTGCGGGTAGGCGCCGACAACGTCGCGGCGATCAATGGCCTCGCCGACGCGATGGGCGCAGAACCGGACCGCCTGCAGATCGTGATCGAGGTCGAATGTGGCGCCCGTCGTTCCGGAGCGCCGGCCGAGGCCGCGGGCGACCTCGCCCTCGCCGCCCGCAACCGCGGCCTGGTACCGGTAGGCGTCTTCACCTACCCGGGTCACGGCAGCGCCGGCCCTGACGCCCGCAGGGGTGCGGCCCAGGACCAGGACGCCGCGCTCATTGCCGCGGTTCGCAGCCTCAGCGCAGCTGGGGTCACCGCGGAGGTGGTCAGCGCCGGGTCCACTCCCACCGTGGAGTTCTCCACCAGCAGCGTCATCACCGAAATCCGGCCCGGCGAATACGTGTTCAACGATCTCAACAACACCAGGCTCGGAGCCTGCACCGAGGATCAGATCGCACTGTTCGTCGCCGGCACCGTGGTCAGCGACTGGGTTCCCGATCAGGTCATCCTCGATATCGGCACCAAAGCCCTTGGCCGCGAAGGCAGCCCCGAGCGCGGCTACGGTGGCATTGCCGGCACTAACGCTGTGCTGTCCAAGCTCAACGAATACCACGGATTCCTCCCGCTGCCCCCTGGAGACTTCCGCCCGGGCGTCGGAACCGTGCTTCCAGTGGTCCCCAACCACGTCTGCCCGGTGGTGGTCAATTTCGAGGAGTACATCGTCACCGACAGCGCGGGCACATCGCTGGAGCGGTGGCCTGTGGATGCCCGCGGATTCCTTAACTAA